A window of Mycolicibacterium madagascariense genomic DNA:
CCAGTTCGTCGCCGTCGTCGACGTCGAGCACCGCGGTCGCGGCGTCGTTGCGACGACCGGCCAGCTGTTCGAGCGACTCATCGACGACGTCGTCTGTTTCCTTCTGGCGGGGCGCGTCGTAATCAGTGGCCATATTCGTCCTTCCGGGAGCTGTGTTGGCGTCCTCACAACGTGAGCAGTGGCCAGGATGTTCCCACGCCCCAGGGGGCCGAAACGCCCGGGGTCGCGATTGCCGCGCATGCGGGGGCCGGATGAGCCGAATCTCACTGTGGCCTTAGGTCTGAGCCTCCCCTGCGAGGTCTCCCGACGGCGCCAGGACGGTCCGTTGGAAGGGCAGACCGTGCGCCGCGGCGTGCTCGACCGCCTCGTTCGCAGCCGTGAGCGGAAACACCGTCACCGCTTCGTGGGACAGGTCGAGGACGCCACTGCGAATCATGGCGATCAGCTGGTGGTTGGCCATCCGTGGATACATCCACTGGCCGCGCACCGTCACCGAATTGCGCATCAGCCACGGGTAGGGCAGCGCGAGATCGTCACCGCCGAGCATTCCGACGCCACCCATCAGGACGATGCGGCCATAGGGACGCACCGTCAGCGCCGCTGCCCGCACCGGACCGGTGCCCGCGCTCGGGGGCAGCAGGTCCAGCACGACGTCGACCGCCGCGGGGGCCGCAGCCTGTATCGCCGCCCGGTCCGCCTCACCGTCCCCGGTCAGGGTGACCGTCCGGATCCGCTTGCCGAACCGCGATTCGAGGTCCCGCAGTACGGCGGCGTTGCGACCGGGACACACCACGCAGGCGGCGCCCATCGCGAGTGCGACCGCCACGCCCGCGCTGCCGAAGTTGCCCGTGGCGCCGCTGACGACGACCGTCTCGCCCGCCTGCAGATCCGCGGCGAGCAGGCCGCCGTAGGGCACCAGCAGGATGCCGAGGGCCGACCACCGCGCCACGTCGGCCAGGTCGACGTCGCCGAGTGCGACGGCGTTCTCGGTCGGCACCCGCATCCGCTGCGCGAACGGCCCGTCGTGGAAGTAGCGCGACAACGTCAGCCCGCCCTCGCCCGCCGAACTCCAGCCTTGCAGGGTGATGTCGGGCGCCGCGGCGTCGTCCCGCGATCGCACCGTCGCGTCGCACCACACCAGGTCACCGGGGTGCAGCCGGGTGGCGTCGGGGCCGGTGCGCACCACCCGGCCGATCGCCCCCACGCCCGAGATGACCGGTGGCTCAAGGGGATACCGGCGGGCGCCGCTGAACACCTCGGCGGCATAGGGCGGGATGCACGTGGCCAGGACGTCGACGAGGACCTCGCCCGTCCCGATCTGCGGGTCCTCGACCTCGGTGATGGTCAGTGGCGTTCCAAAGCGTTCGAGCAGGGCGGCAAGCACGAGTTCTCTCCTTCGTCGTCGATGCCGGGGACAACGCGTCGCGAACGCGTGGCCATGCCATGCGGATGCCGACAGTTGCGCATGGGTGGTATGACGTATGAGCATGGAACCGTCGATGACCGCTCTGCGCGTCCTGCGCGCGACCGCCGAACGGGGGAGCTTCACCGCCGCCGCTGCGGAGCTCGGCTATA
This region includes:
- a CDS encoding alcohol dehydrogenase catalytic domain-containing protein codes for the protein MLAALLERFGTPLTITEVEDPQIGTGEVLVDVLATCIPPYAAEVFSGARRYPLEPPVISGVGAIGRVVRTGPDATRLHPGDLVWCDATVRSRDDAAAPDITLQGWSSAGEGGLTLSRYFHDGPFAQRMRVPTENAVALGDVDLADVARWSALGILLVPYGGLLAADLQAGETVVVSGATGNFGSAGVAVALAMGAACVVCPGRNAAVLRDLESRFGKRIRTVTLTGDGEADRAAIQAAAPAAVDVVLDLLPPSAGTGPVRAAALTVRPYGRIVLMGGVGMLGGDDLALPYPWLMRNSVTVRGQWMYPRMANHQLIAMIRSGVLDLSHEAVTVFPLTAANEAVEHAAAHGLPFQRTVLAPSGDLAGEAQT